One window of the Manihot esculenta cultivar AM560-2 chromosome 14, M.esculenta_v8, whole genome shotgun sequence genome contains the following:
- the LOC110607490 gene encoding protein GET1 isoform X1 produces MASAEDDTVKALIMGEEETLGGESGISLAAPVIFLIVVFFQFGSRWLEHLKKSASKDGTEVQLRAEIKQLLKEASSFSQPSSFAQAAKLRRLAAAKEKELANREEMLKKEIKLSYDLYLKVIFILKIATYFMLICWYWRTPVAAISQHLVQPFGRLLSWGAGGPSNDNVLVGVIPWLILSTRVSKFVSRVFL; encoded by the exons ATGGCCTCAG CCGAAGATGATACAGTAAAGGCATTAATTATGGGAGAGGAAGAAACCTTAGGAGGAGAGTCGGGAATCTCTCTTGCAGCTCCTGTCATCTTTCTCATCGTTGTATTTTTCCAGTTTGGCTCCAGATGGCTTGAGCACTTAAAGAAG AGTGCATCTAAGGATGGTACAGAAGTTCAGTTACGTGCAGAAATAAAGCAGCTCTTGAAAGAGGCGAGCTCCTTTTCACA ACCATCATCATTTGCTCAAGCTGCAAAACTTAGGAGGTTAGCTGCTGCAAAGGAGAAGGAACTTGCAAATC GTGAAGAAATGCTCAAGAAGGAGATCAAGCTGTCTTATGATTTGTACCTCAAAGTAATATTCATCTTAAAG ATTGCAACATACTTTATGTTGATTTGCTGGTATTGGAGGACTCCTGTTGCTGCAATATCTCAGCATTTGGTGCAGCCGTTCG GTAGGTTGCTGTCTTGGGGTGCTGGGGGTCCTTCAAACGACAATGTATTG GTTGGCGTTATACCATGGCTGATATTATCTACCAGGGTTAGCAAATTTGTCAGTCGTGTTTTCCTATAG
- the LOC110607490 gene encoding protein GET1 isoform X2: MASAEDDTVKALIMGEEETLGGESGISLAAPVIFLIVVFFQFGSRWLEHLKKSASKDGTEVQLRAEIKQLLKEASSFSQPSSFAQAAKLRRLAAAKEKELANREEMLKKEIKLSYDLYLKIATYFMLICWYWRTPVAAISQHLVQPFGRLLSWGAGGPSNDNVLVGVIPWLILSTRVSKFVSRVFL, from the exons ATGGCCTCAG CCGAAGATGATACAGTAAAGGCATTAATTATGGGAGAGGAAGAAACCTTAGGAGGAGAGTCGGGAATCTCTCTTGCAGCTCCTGTCATCTTTCTCATCGTTGTATTTTTCCAGTTTGGCTCCAGATGGCTTGAGCACTTAAAGAAG AGTGCATCTAAGGATGGTACAGAAGTTCAGTTACGTGCAGAAATAAAGCAGCTCTTGAAAGAGGCGAGCTCCTTTTCACA ACCATCATCATTTGCTCAAGCTGCAAAACTTAGGAGGTTAGCTGCTGCAAAGGAGAAGGAACTTGCAAATC GTGAAGAAATGCTCAAGAAGGAGATCAAGCTGTCTTATGATTTGTACCTCAAA ATTGCAACATACTTTATGTTGATTTGCTGGTATTGGAGGACTCCTGTTGCTGCAATATCTCAGCATTTGGTGCAGCCGTTCG GTAGGTTGCTGTCTTGGGGTGCTGGGGGTCCTTCAAACGACAATGTATTG GTTGGCGTTATACCATGGCTGATATTATCTACCAGGGTTAGCAAATTTGTCAGTCGTGTTTTCCTATAG